A portion of the Thermosediminibacter oceani DSM 16646 genome contains these proteins:
- a CDS encoding TrkH family potassium uptake protein has translation MKLRPAQILVLGFATVILVGTVLLSLPVASRNGETVGFLNALFTATSAVCVTGLVVVDTYTQYSLFGQIVIMLLIQIGGLGFMTMTTLIFLILGKRITLRERLVMQEALNQLTLAGVVKLTRYIIFTTLIFEAVGALLLSLRFSRIYGVPRGIYYGIFHGVSAFNNAGFDLIGDFKSLTPFVEDPLVNIVIMALIIFGGLGFSVIYDVFTTRNIYKLSLHSKVVLTMTGLLLVVGFLVIYALEHTNPKTLGSLSPAGKILAAAFQSVTPRTAGFNTISLSDMSLAAKYFTIFLMFIGASPGSTGGGVKTSTFALVLMMIYSVITSKENVEIYKRRIPMDNLFKAVVIMLIALLLVLTVSFLLTITERADFMSILFETVSAFGTVGLTLGITPHLSDAGKVLIILTMFSGRVGPLTIALALASKKKTAIMKYPEERILVG, from the coding sequence TTGAAATTAAGACCCGCTCAAATACTCGTTCTGGGATTTGCTACGGTTATCCTTGTAGGTACCGTTCTACTTTCGCTGCCCGTGGCCTCTAGAAACGGTGAGACTGTGGGATTTTTAAACGCTCTTTTTACAGCTACATCAGCTGTGTGCGTGACCGGGCTCGTGGTGGTAGATACCTATACTCAGTATTCTCTGTTCGGACAAATCGTAATAATGCTTCTCATACAAATAGGCGGCCTGGGATTCATGACGATGACCACGTTAATATTTCTAATCCTGGGCAAGAGGATCACTTTGAGAGAGCGCTTGGTCATGCAGGAAGCGTTAAATCAGCTGACTCTCGCCGGGGTAGTGAAGCTAACCAGGTACATCATTTTTACAACCCTGATATTCGAGGCTGTTGGAGCCCTGCTCCTTTCTCTGCGTTTTTCTAGGATTTACGGAGTACCTAGGGGGATATATTACGGAATATTCCACGGGGTGTCGGCGTTTAACAACGCAGGATTTGACCTTATAGGGGACTTCAAAAGTCTTACTCCCTTTGTCGAGGATCCATTAGTAAATATCGTGATAATGGCCCTGATTATTTTTGGAGGTCTGGGGTTCTCGGTAATATACGACGTATTTACCACAAGAAATATTTACAAGCTGAGCCTTCATTCAAAAGTGGTACTAACCATGACGGGGCTTCTTCTGGTGGTAGGTTTTCTGGTTATATATGCCCTTGAGCACACAAACCCCAAGACCCTCGGTAGTCTTTCGCCGGCAGGAAAAATACTGGCAGCAGCTTTTCAGTCGGTAACACCAAGGACCGCAGGATTTAATACAATAAGTTTGTCTGATATGTCGCTGGCCGCCAAATACTTTACGATTTTCCTCATGTTCATCGGTGCTTCTCCGGGTTCTACAGGCGGCGGTGTAAAAACTTCCACTTTTGCTTTAGTTTTAATGATGATATATTCGGTAATTACATCTAAGGAAAATGTTGAAATATATAAAAGGCGCATTCCCATGGATAACCTGTTTAAGGCTGTCGTAATAATGTTAATAGCGCTTTTACTAGTCCTTACCGTTTCGTTTTTGCTCACGATTACAGAGAGGGCCGATTTTATGTCTATACTATTCGAAACTGTGTCGGCCTTTGGAACTGTAGGTTTAACCCTGGGGATCACACCGCACCTGAGCGATGCCGGGAAAGTGCTTATTATCTTAACTATGTTCAGCGGGAGGGTAGGTCCGCTCACGATCGCGCTGGCCCTGGCCAGCAAAAAGAAAACGGCTATAATGAAATATCCTGAAGAGAGAATATTGGTTGGCTAA
- the rplT gene encoding 50S ribosomal protein L20 — protein sequence MARVKKGVTARRRHKKILKLAKGYYGAKSKRFKIANQAVLKSLMYAYVGRKLKKRDFRKLWITRINAAARANGLSYSKFINGLKKAGVQINRKMLAEMAIHDQGGFTQLVEIAKANIK from the coding sequence ATGGCAAGAGTAAAAAAGGGTGTTACAGCGCGCAGAAGGCATAAAAAGATTTTAAAGCTCGCGAAAGGGTATTATGGGGCAAAAAGTAAGCGGTTTAAAATAGCCAATCAGGCGGTTTTAAAATCCCTGATGTATGCTTATGTGGGCCGTAAGCTGAAAAAGCGCGATTTCAGGAAGCTCTGGATTACGAGAATAAATGCAGCCGCCAGAGCCAACGGCCTGTCTTACAGCAAATTTATAAATGGCCTCAAAAAAGCGGGTGTCCAGATAAACCGTAAAATGTTAGCCGAAATGGCCATACACGATCAAGGTGGATTTACACAACTCGTAGAAATTGCTAAAGCTAACATAAAATAA
- the rpmI gene encoding 50S ribosomal protein L35, with the protein MPKIKTHRGAAKRFDLTKKGKIKRAKANKSHLLAHKSQKRKRHLRKPAFVSKADYKRIKQLIPYK; encoded by the coding sequence ATGCCAAAAATAAAGACTCACAGGGGTGCTGCCAAGAGATTTGATCTTACGAAAAAGGGGAAAATTAAAAGAGCCAAGGCAAATAAAAGCCACCTTCTGGCTCACAAGTCCCAAAAGAGGAAGAGGCACTTGAGAAAACCTGCCTTTGTAAGCAAAGCCGACTACAAGCGCATCAAACAGCTCATTCCATACAAGTAA
- the infC gene encoding translation initiation factor IF-3, protein MTKEKELEVNYEIKAREVRVIDVDGKQLGIMPLKEALKIAQERQLDLVKVAPQAKPPVCKIMDYGKYKYEQSKREKEARKNQKVISIKEIRMSPNIEEHDFQVRVKNALRFLDDGNKVKVTIRFRGREITHTQLGEEVLKRLADSVKEKGIVEKPPVIEGRNMVMILSPKQNTSKE, encoded by the coding sequence ATTACCAAAGAAAAAGAACTGGAGGTCAATTACGAAATAAAGGCCCGGGAGGTTAGGGTTATCGACGTCGACGGGAAACAGCTGGGTATAATGCCGCTGAAAGAAGCCTTAAAGATCGCGCAGGAAAGACAGCTTGATCTGGTTAAGGTGGCTCCCCAGGCGAAACCGCCTGTCTGCAAGATAATGGACTACGGCAAGTACAAGTACGAGCAGAGCAAGAGGGAAAAAGAAGCCAGGAAGAATCAGAAGGTCATCAGCATAAAGGAAATCCGTATGAGCCCCAATATAGAGGAGCACGACTTCCAGGTCAGGGTTAAAAATGCCCTCAGGTTTCTAGATGACGGCAACAAGGTGAAGGTCACTATAAGATTCAGGGGTAGGGAGATCACTCACACACAGCTGGGGGAGGAAGTCCTCAAAAGGCTAGCGGATAGCGTCAAGGAAAAGGGTATAGTAGAAAAACCCCCGGTTATCGAGGGGAGAAACATGGTTATGATACTTTCTCCAAAACAAAATACGTCTAAGGAGTGA
- the thrS gene encoding threonine--tRNA ligase produces MQETVKVVLKGNEERVYPKGVTVMDIAQDLGPRLAKEALVAKVNGVIVDLNHRIEEDSSVEILTFEDEEGKDAFRHSTSHVMAQAVKRLFPNVKLAIGPSIEEGFYYDFDRDESFTPEDLERIEKEMEKIVAEDQPFIRMEVSREEAVKILKEMGEPYKVELVENLPDDAKISFYKNGEFIDLCAGPHIPSTGRIKAFKLTSLAGAYWKGDSRNKMLQRIYGTSFPKKSMLDEYLKKLEEAKKRDHRKLGKELGLFSMHEEGPGFPFFHPKGMVLWNTLIDFWRKEHQKRGYQEIKTPIILNEELWKRSGHWDHYKTNMYFTQIDGEGYAIKPMNCPGGILVYKSDVHSYRELPLKLAELGLVHRHELSGVLHGLMRVRSFTQDDAHIYMMPSQIEQEILEVINLADHIYRIFGFDYHVELSTRPENSMGPDELWERATAALKNALDKKGLPYRINEGDGAFYGPKIDFHLKDSIGRTWQCGTIQLDFMMPERFDLTYIGPDGEKHRPVMIHRTIFGSLERFIGILIEHYAGAFPVWLAPIQVKVLPISEKFMDYARKVTAELENSDIRVELDERNEKIGYKIREAQLQKIPYMLIVGEKEAAEGTVSVRVREKGDVGMKSLKDFIEEVTTRIKNKE; encoded by the coding sequence ATGCAGGAAACGGTTAAAGTCGTGTTGAAAGGAAATGAGGAGAGGGTTTATCCTAAAGGGGTCACAGTGATGGATATAGCCCAAGACTTGGGGCCGAGGCTTGCGAAGGAGGCCCTCGTGGCTAAGGTTAACGGCGTTATCGTGGACCTGAACCATCGGATAGAAGAAGATTCAAGTGTTGAAATACTTACCTTTGAAGACGAAGAGGGAAAGGATGCGTTCAGACACAGTACATCTCACGTTATGGCCCAGGCCGTGAAGAGGCTTTTCCCGAATGTAAAGCTCGCTATCGGACCTTCTATTGAAGAGGGTTTTTACTACGATTTTGACAGAGATGAGAGTTTTACTCCGGAAGACCTGGAGAGAATCGAAAAGGAAATGGAGAAGATAGTAGCCGAAGACCAGCCCTTTATCCGGATGGAAGTATCTAGGGAAGAGGCCGTTAAAATATTAAAGGAGATGGGAGAACCGTACAAGGTCGAATTGGTTGAAAATCTGCCCGATGATGCTAAGATAAGTTTTTATAAAAACGGTGAATTCATCGACCTGTGTGCCGGTCCTCATATACCTTCCACGGGGAGAATAAAGGCCTTCAAGTTGACAAGCCTTGCGGGAGCCTACTGGAAGGGCGACTCGCGCAACAAGATGCTCCAGAGGATTTACGGCACATCGTTCCCCAAAAAATCCATGCTGGATGAGTACCTCAAGAAACTGGAAGAAGCTAAAAAGAGGGACCACAGAAAGCTCGGAAAGGAGCTAGGGCTCTTCAGCATGCACGAAGAAGGGCCGGGATTTCCGTTCTTCCATCCCAAGGGTATGGTGCTGTGGAACACGTTGATAGATTTCTGGAGAAAGGAGCACCAAAAGAGGGGATACCAGGAAATCAAAACACCCATCATATTAAACGAGGAGTTGTGGAAGCGCTCTGGGCACTGGGACCACTATAAGACCAATATGTACTTTACGCAGATTGACGGTGAAGGCTACGCCATAAAGCCCATGAATTGTCCCGGAGGTATACTGGTTTACAAGAGTGATGTTCACAGCTACAGGGAGCTCCCGCTGAAATTGGCGGAATTGGGTCTGGTTCACAGGCACGAACTTTCCGGCGTGCTGCACGGCCTCATGAGGGTAAGGAGCTTTACCCAGGATGATGCCCACATATATATGATGCCTTCGCAGATCGAACAAGAGATTTTAGAGGTAATAAATCTGGCCGACCATATATACAGAATCTTCGGTTTCGACTACCATGTGGAGCTGTCCACCAGACCCGAAAATTCCATGGGCCCCGATGAACTATGGGAAAGGGCTACTGCCGCCTTGAAGAACGCTCTGGACAAAAAAGGGCTTCCTTATAGGATAAATGAAGGTGATGGAGCTTTTTACGGGCCAAAAATAGACTTTCATTTAAAGGATAGCATAGGGCGTACCTGGCAGTGCGGTACGATACAGCTGGATTTCATGATGCCGGAGCGCTTCGACCTTACATACATCGGTCCGGATGGAGAAAAGCACAGGCCTGTGATGATTCACCGCACCATTTTCGGCAGTCTGGAACGCTTTATCGGAATACTTATAGAACACTACGCAGGAGCTTTTCCGGTATGGCTCGCACCGATTCAGGTCAAAGTGCTCCCCATAAGCGAAAAATTCATGGACTACGCCCGTAAGGTAACAGCTGAACTGGAGAACAGTGATATCAGGGTGGAACTGGACGAAAGAAACGAGAAGATCGGCTATAAGATCAGAGAAGCCCAATTGCAGAAGATACCTTACATGCTGATTGTGGGCGAGAAGGAAGCTGCCGAAGGCACGGTTTCGGTGAGGGTCCGCGAAAAGGGCGATGTGGGGATGAAGAGCTTGAAAGATTTCATCGAAGAGGTAACAACACGGATTAAAAATAAGGAATAA
- a CDS encoding DUF445 domain-containing protein: protein MMNYNYLILQLILMPFIGAFIGWETNVLAIKLIFRPLKPVRILGFQMQGLIPKRRAEISKNIGETLEKEVLSSDDIVERLTSDNIKRQILSNLKNIVEEKANEKLPAFIPQPLRTGITAYLKETVDRHGEDIFDELKVNLAAKIREEVKLGRMVEEKINALDLEQLENLIIKLSRKELRQIEILGGVIGFFIGVVQAVFSYYVNFLR, encoded by the coding sequence ATGATGAATTACAACTACTTAATACTGCAGTTAATACTGATGCCTTTTATCGGAGCTTTTATAGGCTGGGAGACTAATGTGCTCGCAATTAAGCTCATATTCCGGCCATTAAAACCGGTGAGAATCCTCGGGTTTCAGATGCAGGGCCTTATTCCCAAGAGGAGAGCTGAGATTTCAAAAAATATAGGTGAAACCCTTGAAAAAGAAGTCCTGTCTTCCGACGACATAGTGGAGCGGTTGACCTCGGATAATATAAAGCGGCAGATACTAAGCAACCTTAAAAATATTGTGGAGGAAAAAGCTAATGAGAAACTGCCGGCTTTCATACCCCAGCCTTTAAGAACAGGAATAACGGCTTACTTGAAGGAAACCGTAGACCGTCACGGAGAAGATATCTTCGATGAATTGAAAGTAAACTTAGCAGCGAAGATCAGAGAAGAGGTAAAGCTCGGTCGGATGGTGGAGGAGAAAATCAATGCCCTCGACCTGGAGCAGTTGGAAAATCTGATAATAAAACTTTCCAGGAAAGAACTCAGACAGATCGAGATCCTCGGCGGAGTCATAGGATTTTTCATAGGGGTGGTGCAGGCGGTGTTCTCATACTATGTAAATTTTTTGAGGTAA
- a CDS encoding IS1182 family transposase gives MKIPHRCLGKNLCKNGEFPLAKNSYGLQEKIPHFSTFGKNYERRFKESDLFEKIFERVLMEAIECGFVKTDAVFIDATHIKASANKNKYIEKVAKQRTQKYKEELLKEINAEREANGKKPFEEEDDDDDNNKGENSSKKVRVSTTDPESGMFQKGEKERCFAYTASVACDRNNFVLGVKIAPGNVHDSQVFSDLFQEVNDKFSKIEAVVVDAGYKTPGICREIIEAGALPVMPYKRPMTKDGYFKKREYVYDEYYDCYICPNNQILEYSTTNRAGYREYRSNPQICCKCPMRLQCTKSKNYTKIITRHIWEHYIEIAEDIRHTQWGKELYKMRGQTIERVFADAKEKHGMRYTNLRGLRKVGHYLTLLFACMNLKKLALWKKRRGTFPPTVPALHSFFLKIFFAFNKKPLLGYAS, from the coding sequence ATAAAAATTCCCCACCGGTGCCTGGGGAAAAACCTTTGCAAAAATGGGGAATTTCCTCTTGCAAAAAACAGCTATGGATTACAAGAAAAAATACCTCACTTTTCAACTTTTGGAAAAAACTATGAACGGCGGTTTAAGGAAAGTGATCTATTTGAAAAGATATTCGAGCGGGTGTTGATGGAAGCAATAGAATGCGGGTTTGTTAAAACAGATGCAGTATTTATCGATGCTACTCACATAAAAGCCAGTGCCAATAAGAATAAATATATCGAGAAAGTCGCTAAGCAACGGACTCAAAAATATAAGGAAGAACTTTTAAAAGAAATCAACGCCGAACGGGAAGCAAACGGTAAAAAGCCCTTTGAAGAAGAAGATGATGATGACGATAACAACAAAGGAGAAAATAGCTCTAAAAAAGTCAGGGTAAGCACCACAGATCCTGAAAGTGGGATGTTTCAAAAAGGGGAAAAAGAGCGCTGCTTTGCCTACACAGCTTCTGTAGCCTGTGACCGGAACAACTTTGTCCTTGGTGTCAAAATAGCACCTGGAAATGTTCATGACAGCCAGGTATTCTCCGATTTATTTCAAGAAGTAAACGATAAATTTTCTAAAATAGAGGCGGTAGTGGTTGATGCAGGCTACAAAACCCCCGGGATATGCAGAGAAATCATTGAGGCAGGAGCGCTTCCCGTTATGCCCTACAAGAGGCCGATGACCAAAGATGGCTACTTTAAAAAACGCGAATACGTCTATGACGAATATTATGATTGTTACATATGCCCCAACAACCAAATATTAGAATACAGCACCACCAACCGGGCGGGATACCGGGAATATAGGAGCAACCCCCAAATATGCTGTAAATGTCCCATGCGCCTACAGTGCACCAAAAGTAAAAATTACACAAAAATCATAACTCGGCATATATGGGAGCATTACATAGAAATAGCGGAAGATATAAGACACACCCAATGGGGTAAAGAACTATACAAAATGCGCGGCCAGACCATCGAGCGGGTATTTGCCGATGCGAAGGAAAAGCATGGCATGCGCTATACAAATCTACGAGGCTTGAGGAAAGTTGGACATTACCTCACGCTTCTTTTCGCATGCATGAATTTAAAAAAGCTGGCTTTATGGAAGAAAAGACGGGGAACGTTTCCGCCAACAGTCCCCGCTTTACATTCGTTTTTCTTAAAAATTTTCTTCGCCTTCAACAAAAAGCCGCTTTTAGGTTATGCATCCTAA
- the istA gene encoding IS21 family transposase: MTHIDNIRKAFFMKGQNISEIAREFQKDRKTIRKYIYQEDWNTRVKVEEVKHTFPKLDPFKADIDQWLEEDKKARKKQRHTAKRIYDRLCEKYQDKFNCSYRTVAGYVAMRKKELYQDNSCRLPLEHIPGEAQVDFGEADFYENGTLHHGFYLNLSFPYSNVGYTQLFKGENQECLFQGLKDIFEHLGGVPRKLWFDNASTIVKLSKNGERKLTDAFLRFKQHYGFEAVFCNPASGHEKGNVENKVGYHRRNFLVPVPRFEKLEDFNRELLRLCDRDMHREHYRKEASIAELFNEDRKALLELPTVPYEVAGYITVKTNAYAKFSLNGGKHLYSTAPKYANSRVLVKITAHEVIPLDESHREIVRHRRLYGDNKQESMDWLPYLTQLSRCPGALKYSGIYSMLPDPLREYLDGLSKSERGKALKALAVLCTKSSFEQAVNAVAEALLYGVQDLDSLVAIHNRITGITPQLEPVKIPEGVPELTAFRFNAEDYDKAFLKGGANLC, from the coding sequence ATGACCCATATTGATAATATCAGAAAAGCGTTCTTTATGAAAGGGCAAAATATCAGCGAGATAGCCCGGGAATTCCAAAAAGACCGAAAAACTATACGCAAGTATATTTATCAAGAAGACTGGAACACCAGGGTTAAAGTTGAAGAAGTTAAACATACCTTCCCAAAACTCGACCCTTTCAAGGCGGATATAGATCAGTGGCTTGAAGAAGATAAAAAAGCTCGCAAAAAGCAGAGGCATACCGCCAAAAGGATTTATGACAGGCTCTGTGAAAAATACCAAGATAAGTTTAACTGTTCTTACCGCACCGTAGCAGGCTACGTAGCCATGAGAAAAAAAGAATTGTACCAGGACAACTCATGTCGTCTGCCGCTGGAACATATCCCGGGTGAAGCGCAGGTGGATTTCGGTGAGGCAGACTTTTACGAAAACGGGACGCTGCATCACGGATTTTATCTGAACCTGTCGTTTCCCTACAGTAACGTAGGATATACCCAGCTTTTCAAGGGAGAAAACCAGGAATGCCTGTTTCAGGGACTTAAGGACATATTTGAACACTTGGGGGGAGTACCCCGTAAGCTATGGTTTGATAACGCCAGCACTATCGTGAAACTCTCGAAAAATGGAGAGCGCAAACTAACCGACGCCTTCCTGAGGTTCAAGCAGCACTATGGTTTTGAAGCGGTATTCTGTAACCCTGCTTCCGGCCATGAAAAGGGTAATGTGGAAAACAAGGTGGGATACCACCGGCGCAACTTCCTTGTCCCGGTCCCCAGGTTTGAAAAGCTGGAGGATTTTAACCGCGAACTTTTACGATTGTGCGACCGGGACATGCACCGCGAACACTACCGGAAGGAGGCATCCATAGCCGAACTTTTTAATGAAGACCGTAAGGCTCTGCTTGAGCTGCCTACCGTTCCTTACGAGGTAGCCGGTTACATAACAGTCAAAACCAACGCCTACGCCAAATTCAGCTTGAACGGTGGAAAGCACCTATACTCTACCGCCCCCAAATACGCCAACAGCCGGGTGCTTGTAAAGATAACAGCCCATGAGGTCATACCGCTGGATGAGAGCCACCGGGAAATCGTGCGCCACCGGCGGCTTTACGGGGACAACAAGCAAGAAAGCATGGACTGGCTGCCATATCTTACCCAGCTTTCCCGCTGTCCGGGAGCCCTTAAGTATTCGGGAATATACAGCATGCTGCCGGACCCACTCCGGGAATACCTCGACGGCTTAAGCAAAAGTGAGCGCGGCAAAGCGCTCAAGGCTTTGGCTGTGCTTTGTACCAAAAGCAGTTTTGAACAGGCTGTGAACGCTGTAGCCGAGGCTCTCCTTTACGGAGTGCAGGATTTAGACAGCCTCGTAGCCATCCATAACAGGATAACGGGTATAACCCCGCAGTTGGAGCCGGTAAAGATTCCGGAAGGGGTTCCTGAACTCACTGCATTCCGCTTCAATGCAGAAGACTATGACAAAGCCTTTCTGAAAGGCGGTGCCAATTTATGCTGA
- the ytxC gene encoding putative sporulation protein YtxC, whose translation MRFITIGVIEPIDGFEHRLRAEFETLKEKGMEAILRREKVGTSIFYHCAIEDDLFTYIAEMLADLVIDFWEPKLLKRIIRKYFYFDKNEQTAIFNFARRILNFSYGKDKSSQNLSKRKTIVIHKILDHLNNCNTIILDGFINFRLKEYIEHLEEVVDKAIDEYLMEKEYREFINLLRFFVDLHEPKEELVHILVKNGQFLLLDRDMKPVDKDKGIDTIAKENPDLSLDDIALSILINLAPRKIIIHGYTGLEKSEVISIIYNIFEGRVYFCNNCEICLASKPKQK comes from the coding sequence ATGCGTTTTATAACCATTGGAGTTATAGAACCGATCGACGGTTTTGAACATAGATTGCGCGCGGAATTTGAGACTCTAAAGGAAAAGGGAATGGAGGCGATTCTGCGCAGGGAAAAGGTAGGAACTTCGATTTTTTATCACTGCGCAATAGAAGATGATTTATTTACTTATATCGCCGAAATGCTGGCAGACCTAGTAATCGACTTTTGGGAGCCCAAGCTTTTAAAAAGAATTATCAGGAAATATTTTTATTTTGATAAGAACGAACAAACAGCGATTTTTAATTTTGCCAGGAGGATATTAAATTTTTCTTATGGCAAGGATAAAAGCTCGCAAAATCTCTCAAAACGAAAGACGATTGTGATACATAAAATTCTGGATCACTTGAATAACTGCAACACGATAATTCTGGACGGATTTATAAATTTCAGGTTAAAAGAGTACATCGAGCATCTAGAAGAAGTCGTCGACAAGGCCATCGACGAGTACCTGATGGAAAAAGAATACCGGGAATTTATAAATTTACTCAGGTTTTTTGTGGACCTTCATGAGCCAAAAGAAGAATTGGTGCATATTCTGGTCAAAAACGGTCAATTTCTCCTACTGGATAGAGATATGAAGCCAGTGGACAAAGATAAAGGTATAGACACCATAGCAAAGGAAAACCCCGATCTTAGCCTTGACGATATCGCATTGAGCATCCTTATTAATCTGGCCCCCCGAAAGATCATAATTCACGGTTATACCGGCCTGGAAAAAAGTGAAGTTATAAGTATAATTTATAACATTTTTGAGGGCCGGGTTTATTTTTGCAATAACTGCGAAATCTGCCTGGCTTCGAAACCAAAGCAAAAGTGA
- a CDS encoding alpha/beta-type small acid-soluble spore protein, whose protein sequence is MSRRKNQANSEPEKELEKLKEEVAKELHLDDDIRERGWENLTTREAGKIGGHMVKKMINLAKREIDREDGKIDIEDKNDESGNR, encoded by the coding sequence ATGTCCCGACGCAAAAATCAGGCAAATTCCGAACCTGAAAAGGAACTCGAGAAATTAAAGGAAGAAGTTGCAAAGGAACTGCATCTCGACGACGACATAAGGGAACGCGGATGGGAAAACTTGACCACACGGGAAGCGGGTAAAATAGGCGGGCATATGGTGAAAAAGATGATAAATCTTGCTAAGAGGGAAATTGACAGGGAAGACGGGAAAATAGATATTGAAGATAAAAACGATGAGTCTGGAAATAGATGA
- the hisC gene encoding histidinol-phosphate transaminase, translating to MKSTSKYLREDLLKLSPYKPAKEPCQIKLNSNESPYDLPEDLKMRIWERVKKESFNCYYDPSCDEVRQALAGYLGIEPDKIFVGSGADEIIYDIVLAFAGPGREVIIPVPAFPSYETFSIISGARVINIPLLLEKYATGWKWSLDVLKIKKYFKKDTPQVMFICYPNNPTGDYFEEEDIIELIDGFNGIVAIDEAYYEFGGRTFINRLSDYPNLVIIRTFSKVFSLAGLRIGYAVANEALIEEFYKVKPPYNVSLFSQIAAVEVLKNMDWVEKVRRKIISARENLKTKLEGIPGITVYPSSANFFLCRFEISRDYVYQKLLEKGILTKKPEGEGVENTLRFSVGTPKQNEVLIRSLKEILKGS from the coding sequence TTGAAATCGACGTCGAAATACTTGCGAGAGGACCTTTTGAAACTATCGCCATACAAACCTGCTAAAGAACCGTGCCAGATAAAACTCAATTCCAATGAAAGTCCTTACGATCTACCCGAAGACTTGAAGATGCGCATCTGGGAGAGAGTAAAGAAAGAAAGTTTTAATTGTTATTATGACCCCAGCTGCGATGAGGTGAGACAGGCATTAGCCGGATATCTGGGGATTGAGCCCGACAAGATTTTTGTCGGAAGTGGTGCCGACGAGATAATATACGACATTGTTTTGGCTTTTGCCGGGCCTGGCAGAGAGGTTATAATACCGGTTCCCGCCTTCCCGAGCTATGAGACTTTTTCGATCATATCCGGTGCCCGCGTTATTAATATTCCTCTCCTGCTAGAAAAGTATGCGACAGGTTGGAAGTGGAGCCTGGATGTATTAAAGATAAAAAAATACTTTAAAAAAGATACACCTCAGGTGATGTTTATCTGTTACCCCAACAACCCCACAGGAGATTATTTCGAAGAGGAAGATATTATTGAATTGATCGATGGCTTCAACGGAATAGTTGCGATCGATGAAGCGTACTATGAATTTGGAGGTAGGACCTTTATAAACAGGCTTTCCGATTACCCCAATCTGGTTATAATCAGGACCTTTTCCAAGGTATTCTCTCTGGCCGGCTTGAGAATCGGTTATGCCGTAGCCAATGAAGCGCTGATAGAAGAATTTTATAAAGTCAAGCCCCCTTACAACGTGAGCCTATTTTCCCAGATAGCTGCAGTGGAAGTTTTAAAGAACATGGACTGGGTAGAGAAAGTCAGGCGAAAAATAATAAGCGCGAGGGAAAATTTGAAGACCAAGCTTGAAGGTATCCCAGGGATAACCGTATACCCGAGCAGTGCAAATTTTTTCCTGTGCAGGTTTGAAATCTCCAGGGATTACGTTTATCAAAAACTTTTGGAGAAAGGTATACTCACGAAAAAACCGGAAGGAGAAGGTGTGGAGAATACACTCCGCTTCAGCGTCGGTACCCCGAAGCAAAACGAAGTGCTGATCAGGTCGCTAAAGGAAATTCTGAAAGGATCCTAG
- a CDS encoding NifU family protein: protein MKEKVQEVLNKIRPSLQADGGDVELVDVDEEKGIVKVRLTGSCFGCPFSTLTLKNGIEQVLKEEVPGVKEVQSV from the coding sequence TTGAAAGAAAAGGTACAAGAGGTATTAAACAAGATCCGTCCATCGCTTCAGGCCGACGGTGGCGATGTGGAGCTGGTAGATGTCGACGAAGAAAAGGGCATTGTCAAGGTGAGACTGACGGGTAGCTGTTTTGGATGCCCATTCTCAACATTGACCCTCAAAAACGGAATCGAACAGGTACTAAAAGAAGAGGTGCCCGGTGTAAAGGAAGTACAATCGGTTTAA